Proteins from a genomic interval of bacterium:
- the rpmF gene encoding 50S ribosomal protein L32, whose product MAVPKRKVSKSKQGKRKSIKKLKAPTLIECSQCHRLKLPHHICPNCGYYGKRKVMEIT is encoded by the coding sequence ATGGCTGTCCCGAAAAGAAAAGTATCAAAATCAAAGCAAGGGAAAAGAAAATCCATAAAGAAGCTAAAAGCGCCTACTCTTATTGAATGTTCTCAGTGTCATCGTCTAAAACTTCCTCATCATATATGTCCCAATTGCGGCTATTATGGTAAGAGGAAAGTTATGGAAATTACTTAA